CATGCGTTATATTCAATCCAATATATCGATCGATATATCTTTATTAATATATCGGTATTATTTAGAATGTATTCTTAGAAGACCTAATGCAAATTATGGTAAAATGTGATATAAAAGGGATGGATTTTAAGGATTATAATAAAAAAGACTTTTAGATTAGAAATGTGAAATAATATTAATGAAGGTGTAGTGTGAAATGATTCAACATTGTCCAGGAATAAAGGACTTGACCACCCCCCAAAGTATAACGATAAGAACATGTCCAAAGTGTGGGGGTGAAGTTGAATTTTTCAGCGATGATTTCGAAGTAGAGTGTCCAACATGTGGTCGTTCTTTACATAGAGAAGCCACAAATGCTTGTGTAAGTTGGTGTGAGTATGCACTTCAATGTATTGCTGATCTAAAGAAAAGAGGCCTCATAACACAATCAAAAGTCGAGGATCTTGAACGTATAGCCAGAAGTAAAACATGAAATTCAATCCTTTATGATATATGTTTTTTTAAAAGAAAGGTAATTTAAAGAAGTGATAAATTTATGTCAACGGATATAATTCGAAGTGTCAGGGATCTAATAAGAGCGCATGGAAAGCCTGAGAAAGAAGTATACTTTGATTCAGAAAATTCTGGTTTAATCTTTCCAGAAGCCCTAGAAGAAATGATACGAAGATATCGAGAGTCTGGTTATGGTCATCCCTCAATTACACATAAGATCGGGTGGGAATCTTATGAGGCTTTATTCGAAACTACCAGTAAAATGGCAGACTTTATCGGTGGGGAGATGGAAGAGATAGTCTATACCCATAGTGGAACAGAATCGAATAACTTAGCCATTTTAGGTTCAGCTAAAGCTAATAAAACTGATAAGAAGAAAATAATTGTCTCAAGTATAGAGCATTTGAGCGTTATATTACCAGCTGAGGAGCTTAGAAAAGGTGGTTATACTGTTATCAAGTTACCTGTAGATAATGAGGGGTTAATCGATCCGGATGTACTTGCTAGAGAGGTAGACAAAGATACTTTCCTTGTTAGTATATCATCTGTCAACCATGAGATTGGGGCTATGCAGAATATGAAGGCGCTAGTAAACGTTGTTAAGGATAAAGGTCAAGAAATAATTTTTCATACCGATGCTGCTGATACTCTTGGAAAAATTCCCTTTAATGTAGAAAAATTAGGCATAGATCTAGCGACTTTTAGCAGTCATAAAGTTTATGGGCCCAAGGGGGTTGGCGCTCTTTATATAAGAAAAGGTCTTGAAGTAGAACGCATTCTTTATGGTCAGTTGAGTACTCAAAAATTGTGGCCAGGTACCGAAAATGTTCCTGCTATTTCCGGCTTTGGAAAAGCCATTGAAATAATCGGGGCAAACTTTAATGATTATAAATCTAAAATGGAGAGAATGAGAAATATGCTAATTGATGGAATCTTGAGTAATGTTGACCATACTCTATTAAATGGTCCTAGAGGTGATAGAAGAGCACCAGACAATGTAAATATAAGTTTCTTGTACTGTGAAGGAGAGGCTATAACCGTGGAATTAAGTATGGAAGGCATTTATGTTGCAAGCGGTAGTGCCTGTACGAGTAGGACTCTTGAACCTAGCCATGTAATGCTTGCAATTGGTAGGAAATATGAAGAAGCACATGGCAGTGTATTAATGAAGGTGACCCCGATGCATGAAGAAGAAGATATAAAATATGTTATAGATAACGTTCCTAGTGCGATAGAAAGGATAAGGCAAATTAGCCCAATTAAAGGAGTTGAGTAAGATGTCTACAAGAATCCCGCTTCCATATAGTCCAAAAGTACTCGAGCTATTCAAGAATCCAAAAAATCTAGGAAGAATGGAGGATGCAGACGCTTATGCATTAGCAGGGAGTCTTGCCTGTGGAGACATGATCGCTATATACTTGAAGATCGATGAATCGACACAAGTTATCGAGAAAGCAACATTTGAAAGTTATGGCTGTGCAGCGAACATAGCCTCATCTAGCATAATGACCGAGATGGCTAAGGGAAAGCCTCTGAAAGAAGCTTGGGAGATAACATGGAAACAGATATCTGATGAATTAGGGGTTTTACCAGTAATAAAACATCATTGTGGTATTCTAGCTGTAGGAGCACTTAAAAAGGCAATAAGGGAATACTTCTCAAATAAGCAAAAACCTGATTGGTTACCAGAGAAAATAACCTCTGATGAGAAACATGCTTTAGAAGAAGAGAAACTGATGGAGATATTATCAAAGAAACTGAAACGGAAAAAATAAAATATAAATCAAAGATACAACATATTTTCTTTGTGCCTAAACTCTCTATGATAGTTAGCTCTGAGAGATTGGATAAACTATATCCTGCTATAATACTTGCCAGTAGCGCCTGCACTATGGGTTGGGATGTCGAGTTATTTTTTACATTTTTCGGACTTCTGGCATTAAAGAAAGGATATCAGCCATCATCTCTAAGCAAAGACTATAATGAATACAATGAGATATTGAACGAAGCAGTATCTAAGGGATCGATGCCAAAATGGGATGAACTTCTTATCAAAGCTAAGGAGACCAATAAACTAAAGATATTTGCTTGTACCACTACGATGGGTCTTTTTAAAATAGGTAAAAACGGTATTAAGGACTTTGTTGATGATTTTGTAGGTGCAGTGACATTTCTAGGAAGATCAAAGGATTCGGATATAAATCTGTTCTTTTAATGGTGGTACCATAGTTGTACAAAGTAGACATTGAAGTAGATGCAAAGTATAGCTTTTGCCCAGGTCCCTTGTTAAAATTATTTGATTATGCTCAGAAGGCGAAGCCAGGACAGATAATAAAGCTTATAGCTACAGATCCAGCTGCCCCAGATGATGTTAAAAATTGGGCCGAATCTGTTGGACATGAATTCTTAATTTTTAATGAGAAAGATGGTGTATACGAGATCTATATTAAAATAATTGGTTCTTCATGATTTTTTATTAAAAGCGTAATTCTTACTTGAGATTCTTTTACAATGTTATTTCATACAAATAAGTTAATAATGAGTCAGTATTCTTATTATTATTGCGTGAATGTCAAAGAAAATCAGACTTGTAATAGATTCTGTAATTGAAGATCGAATACGTATATTAACGACAACAGAAGATGATAAGAAAAAGACTATAGATATTGGTATTCAAGTTCTATTAAAAATTTTGGGACCAAGAAAACGAATTATTGAAGGTCGATCTTACTTAATCACCTTTGAAAACAGTGATGATTACAACATTCTAGTATCTGAAACAAAGGACAAGAAGTTTAAGCTTCAAGGAAAAATTAGGATTAAAGATACAACTAGGCAAGATAAGGCTGCTATCATAAAACTTCAGAAAAAGTTAGGCATGAGAGCTTGAGGGTACTAAAAGTACACATTTTGGATGTTGGCCATGGAGACACGATCATCCTTGAAATGCCAAAAGGTAAAAAAGAAAAAATATTTGGGGTAATTGATTGCGTAAAGTTTGAGGAAAAGATAAAAAAGTATCTAGAAGATCTTGGAGCGGAGAAGCTTGCTTTTGTTGTAGCTACCCACCCGCATGAAGATCATATAGGAGGCATTCAAAAGCTTCTCGAGGCATATGAAAACAAAGTTGGTGAATTTTGGGATAGTGGGTACCCACATACTTCAGATACCTATAGAGACCTTTTATTTTACTTGAGTGAACACGATGAAATAA
The Candidatus Methylarchaceae archaeon HK02M2 DNA segment above includes these coding regions:
- a CDS encoding iron-sulfur cluster assembly scaffold protein, whose translation is MSTRIPLPYSPKVLELFKNPKNLGRMEDADAYALAGSLACGDMIAIYLKIDESTQVIEKATFESYGCAANIASSSIMTEMAKGKPLKEAWEITWKQISDELGVLPVIKHHCGILAVGALKKAIREYFSNKQKPDWLPEKITSDEKHALEEEKLMEILSKKLKRKK
- a CDS encoding sulfurtransferase TusA family protein gives rise to the protein MYKVDIEVDAKYSFCPGPLLKLFDYAQKAKPGQIIKLIATDPAAPDDVKNWAESVGHEFLIFNEKDGVYEIYIKIIGSS
- a CDS encoding DsrE/DsrF/DrsH-like family protein, translated to MDKLYPAIILASSACTMGWDVELFFTFFGLLALKKGYQPSSLSKDYNEYNEILNEAVSKGSMPKWDELLIKAKETNKLKIFACTTTMGLFKIGKNGIKDFVDDFVGAVTFLGRSKDSDINLFF
- a CDS encoding cysteine desulfurase, translated to MSTDIIRSVRDLIRAHGKPEKEVYFDSENSGLIFPEALEEMIRRYRESGYGHPSITHKIGWESYEALFETTSKMADFIGGEMEEIVYTHSGTESNNLAILGSAKANKTDKKKIIVSSIEHLSVILPAEELRKGGYTVIKLPVDNEGLIDPDVLAREVDKDTFLVSISSVNHEIGAMQNMKALVNVVKDKGQEIIFHTDAADTLGKIPFNVEKLGIDLATFSSHKVYGPKGVGALYIRKGLEVERILYGQLSTQKLWPGTENVPAISGFGKAIEIIGANFNDYKSKMERMRNMLIDGILSNVDHTLLNGPRGDRRAPDNVNISFLYCEGEAITVELSMEGIYVASGSACTSRTLEPSHVMLAIGRKYEEAHGSVLMKVTPMHEEEDIKYVIDNVPSAIERIRQISPIKGVE